A window of Halomonas sp. H10-9-1 contains these coding sequences:
- a CDS encoding TRAP transporter permease → MSHSPDSRDDVAADDVIQPINAEGVDEVAAESNRRLYGGWQWLLFGALAIAYSLFHLVSLNVYPLETWSFRILHIAGALVLGFGFYAGTRFADQERERSATWMRWLSYALLIPALYTLVRVVMMYQAINAGALRIAPEIEAWHFGYPLMLTTAAAILLSWRYRQVREALSPADLVLMVCSLSVAGYLLVMFNSPLRASTGTPFAPVGISYAAIAGSLLILELTRRVAGLALVVISAIFLIYVFAGPYLPGFLGYPGLSLNRFFSQVYTDAGILGPTTAVSSTYIILFIIFAAFLQASKVGDYFVNFAFAAAGRARGGPAKVSIFASGLMGMINGTSAGNVVSTGSLTIPLMKKVGYSARSAGAIEAAASTGGQIMPPIMGAGAFIMAEVTGIPYTEIAVAALIPAILYFLSIYCMVDFEAARKGMRGMRKEEIPQFRRLVKQAYLFTPIIILIVALFMGYSVIRAGTLATASAAVVSWLTPHRMGLRAILTALQLAGSMSIQIIAVCACAGLIVGVIALTGVGARFSSLLLGLAGVSQLLALFFAMCISILLGMGMPTTAAYAVAASVVAPGLIGIGIQPLVAHFFVFYFAVVSAITPPVALASYAAAGISGDNAMGTSVASFKIGLAAFIVPFMFFYSPAMLMEGSWLQILRVGVTATLGIVLLAAVVQAWFFGPVKLWQRLAMLVGALFMIYGGIVTDIAGLAIGAVLLLMQRRLHGGNGASPTATSG, encoded by the coding sequence ATGTCGCACTCCCCCGATTCCCGAGACGACGTCGCCGCCGACGACGTCATCCAGCCCATCAACGCCGAGGGCGTCGATGAGGTCGCCGCCGAATCCAACCGGCGGCTCTATGGCGGCTGGCAGTGGCTGCTGTTCGGCGCCCTGGCCATTGCCTACTCGCTGTTCCACCTGGTCTCGCTGAACGTCTACCCGCTGGAGACCTGGTCGTTTCGCATCCTGCATATCGCCGGCGCCCTGGTCCTCGGCTTCGGCTTCTATGCCGGCACCCGTTTCGCCGACCAGGAACGCGAACGCTCCGCCACCTGGATGCGTTGGCTGAGCTATGCCCTGCTGATCCCGGCGCTCTATACCCTGGTGCGGGTGGTGATGATGTACCAGGCGATCAACGCAGGCGCCCTGCGCATCGCCCCGGAGATCGAGGCCTGGCACTTCGGCTATCCGCTGATGCTGACCACCGCCGCCGCCATCCTGCTCTCCTGGCGCTACCGCCAGGTGCGCGAGGCTCTCTCCCCCGCCGATCTGGTGCTGATGGTCTGCTCCCTGTCGGTGGCCGGCTACCTGCTGGTGATGTTCAACAGCCCGTTGCGCGCCTCCACCGGCACCCCCTTCGCGCCCGTCGGCATCTCCTATGCGGCCATCGCCGGCTCGCTGCTGATCCTCGAGCTGACCCGCCGGGTCGCGGGCCTGGCACTGGTGGTCATCTCGGCCATCTTCCTGATCTACGTGTTCGCCGGCCCCTACCTACCGGGCTTCCTGGGCTACCCTGGGCTGTCTCTCAACCGCTTCTTCAGCCAGGTCTACACCGACGCCGGCATCCTCGGGCCGACCACCGCGGTCTCCTCCACCTATATCATCCTGTTCATCATCTTCGCGGCCTTCCTGCAGGCCTCCAAGGTCGGCGACTACTTCGTCAACTTCGCCTTCGCCGCCGCCGGCCGCGCCCGTGGTGGCCCCGCCAAGGTGTCGATCTTCGCCTCCGGCCTGATGGGCATGATCAACGGCACCTCGGCCGGCAACGTGGTCTCCACCGGCTCGCTGACCATCCCGCTGATGAAGAAGGTGGGCTACTCGGCACGCAGCGCCGGCGCCATCGAGGCCGCCGCCTCCACCGGTGGGCAGATCATGCCGCCGATCATGGGCGCCGGCGCCTTCATCATGGCCGAAGTCACCGGCATCCCCTACACCGAGATCGCCGTGGCGGCGTTGATTCCCGCCATCCTCTACTTCCTCTCGATCTACTGCATGGTGGACTTCGAGGCGGCCCGCAAGGGCATGCGCGGCATGCGCAAGGAGGAGATTCCGCAGTTCCGCCGCCTGGTCAAGCAGGCCTACCTGTTCACCCCGATCATCATCCTGATCGTCGCCCTGTTCATGGGCTACTCGGTGATCCGCGCCGGCACCCTGGCCACTGCCTCGGCGGCCGTGGTGAGCTGGCTCACTCCCCACCGGATGGGGCTGCGCGCCATCCTCACGGCGCTGCAACTGGCCGGCAGCATGTCGATCCAGATCATCGCCGTGTGCGCCTGCGCCGGTCTGATCGTCGGCGTCATCGCCCTGACCGGGGTCGGCGCACGCTTCTCCTCGCTGCTGCTCGGCCTGGCCGGGGTCAGCCAGTTGCTGGCGCTGTTCTTCGCCATGTGCATCTCGATTCTGCTGGGCATGGGCATGCCGACGACCGCCGCCTATGCGGTGGCGGCCTCGGTGGTCGCCCCGGGCCTGATCGGCATCGGCATCCAGCCGCTGGTGGCGCACTTCTTCGTGTTCTACTTCGCGGTGGTCTCGGCGATCACGCCGCCGGTGGCGCTGGCCTCCTACGCCGCGGCGGGCATCTCCGGCGACAATGCCATGGGCACCTCGGTGGCCTCCTTCAAGATCGGCCTGGCCGCCTTCATCGTGCCCTTCATGTTCTTCTACAGCCCGGCCATGCTGATGGAAGGCTCCTGGCTGCAGATCCTGCGGGTCGGCGTCACCGCCACCCTGGGCATCGTGCTGCTGGCCGCCGTCGTGCAGGCCTGGTTCTTCGGCCCGGTGAAACTCTGGCAGCGGCTGGCGATGCTGGTGGGCGCGCTGTTCATGATCTATGGCGGCATCGTCACCGATATCGCCGGCCTGGCCATCGGCGCGGTGTTGCTGCTGATGCAGCGCCGCCTGCATGGCGGCAACGGCGCCTCCCCCACGGCGACCTCCGGCTAG
- a CDS encoding TAXI family TRAP transporter solute-binding subunit produces MRLLSTKLLAGTVAGTLLVAASASAQDRSDWPDNFTVGTASQGGTYFVYGSGWANLLADELGLSGGGEVTGGPNQNLALVHTGELALGLTTMGPAAEALAGESPLAPGIPMDNVCALFPMYETPFSITALSDSGITSIADIPDGASIGFGPAASTSDTYFPAILEELGVNFDRRNGGWNDLGGQLQDGLIDVIAFAAGIPIPAVSQLEVQTDINIVEFTEEEQAKVLEAFPVSPFMIPASTYQTLEEDARAVSMWNFTIAGCDLPEDFVYEITKLSMENNDKMLDVHRSAATSIPENIQYNTVLPFHPGATRWYEENGYEVPDALKL; encoded by the coding sequence ATGCGCCTTCTCTCCACCAAGCTGCTCGCCGGTACCGTCGCCGGCACCCTGCTGGTCGCCGCCTCGGCCTCGGCCCAGGACCGCAGCGACTGGCCCGACAACTTTACCGTGGGCACCGCCAGCCAGGGCGGCACCTACTTCGTCTACGGCTCCGGCTGGGCCAACCTGCTCGCCGACGAACTGGGACTCTCCGGCGGCGGCGAGGTCACCGGCGGCCCCAACCAGAACCTCGCCCTGGTGCACACCGGTGAGCTGGCGCTCGGTCTGACCACCATGGGTCCCGCCGCCGAGGCCCTGGCCGGCGAGAGCCCGCTGGCCCCCGGCATCCCGATGGACAACGTCTGTGCGCTGTTCCCGATGTACGAGACCCCCTTCTCGATCACCGCCCTGTCCGACAGCGGCATCACGTCGATCGCCGACATCCCCGACGGTGCCAGCATCGGCTTCGGCCCGGCGGCCTCCACCTCCGACACTTACTTCCCGGCCATCCTCGAAGAGCTGGGTGTCAATTTCGATCGCCGCAACGGCGGCTGGAACGACCTGGGCGGCCAGCTTCAGGACGGCCTGATCGATGTCATCGCCTTCGCCGCTGGCATCCCGATTCCCGCGGTCAGCCAGCTCGAGGTGCAGACCGACATCAACATCGTCGAGTTCACCGAAGAGGAACAGGCCAAGGTCCTCGAGGCGTTCCCGGTCTCGCCGTTCATGATCCCGGCCAGCACCTACCAGACCCTCGAGGAGGATGCCCGCGCCGTCTCCATGTGGAACTTCACCATCGCCGGCTGTGACCTGCCCGAGGACTTCGTCTACGAGATCACCAAGCTGAGCATGGAGAACAACGACAAGATGCTGGACGTCCACCGCAGCGCCGCGACCAGCATCCCGGAGAACATCCAGTACAACACCGTGCTGCCGTTCCACCCGGGCGCCACGCGCTGGTACGAGGAGAACGGCTATGAGGTCCCCGACGCCCTGAAGCTGTAA
- the lgt gene encoding prolipoprotein diacylglyceryl transferase, giving the protein MIQYPMIDPVAISLGPLQIHWYGLMYVVGLVAAWWLGRQRAHRVGVTHDDIGDLLFYGALGVVIGGRLGYALFYGLEQLLADPLWLFKIWEGGMSFHGGLAGVLLAVVVFARKHRLAFLQVSDFIAPLVPIGLGAGRLGNFINHELPGRVSELPWAMAFPHLGPQPRHPSALYEFALEGVVLFAVLWWLSQQQRQRGLISGLFLLLYGVFRFAVEFVRQPDPQLGFIAFDWLTMGQLLTLPMLIAGMALVVWSRYQPMEATKRGGGSGQAV; this is encoded by the coding sequence ATGATCCAGTACCCGATGATCGATCCCGTAGCCATCTCCCTGGGCCCCCTACAGATCCATTGGTATGGCCTCATGTATGTCGTTGGCCTTGTCGCCGCCTGGTGGCTGGGTCGGCAGCGTGCCCATCGGGTGGGGGTGACGCACGATGATATCGGCGATCTGCTCTTCTATGGTGCCTTGGGCGTGGTGATCGGGGGGCGCCTCGGCTATGCGCTCTTCTACGGACTCGAGCAATTGCTGGCCGACCCCTTGTGGCTATTCAAGATTTGGGAAGGAGGCATGAGCTTCCATGGGGGGCTGGCAGGGGTATTGCTGGCGGTGGTGGTCTTCGCCCGCAAGCACCGGCTGGCTTTCCTCCAAGTAAGCGACTTTATCGCGCCACTGGTGCCGATCGGTCTCGGTGCCGGCCGTCTCGGCAACTTCATCAATCACGAGTTGCCGGGTCGCGTCAGCGAGCTGCCCTGGGCCATGGCCTTCCCCCACTTGGGGCCGCAGCCACGGCATCCTTCGGCACTCTACGAGTTTGCCCTGGAAGGGGTGGTGCTATTCGCCGTGCTGTGGTGGCTCTCGCAACAGCAGCGCCAGCGTGGCCTGATCTCTGGGCTGTTCCTGCTGCTGTATGGGGTCTTTCGTTTTGCGGTGGAATTCGTGCGCCAGCCCGACCCGCAACTGGGTTTCATCGCCTTCGACTGGTTGACCATGGGGCAGCTGCTGACGCTCCCGATGCTTATCGCCGGTATGGCACTGGTCGTCTGGTCGCGCTATCAGCCTATGGAGGCAACCAAACGAGGCGGCGGGTCAGGCCAGGCGGTTTGA
- the metF gene encoding methylenetetrahydrofolate reductase [NAD(P)H], whose amino-acid sequence MSTQQHPLGISFEFFPPNTEAGREKLTGVRDALAERGPRFFSVTYGAGGSTQDRTLSTVRRVREAGIATAPHLSCIGSEKAQLRDLLARYREEGIDSLVALRGDLPSGMGGIGELRYANELVEFIREETGDHFEIAVAAYPESHPQAPSFGHDVENFARKVKAGANLAITQYFFNADAYFHFVERARALGVEAPIVPGIMPITNYTKLARFSDACGAEIPRWIRKQLEAYGDDSESIAAFGEEVISRLCQRLLDGGAPGLHFYTLNQAAPSLRIIDNIVG is encoded by the coding sequence ATGAGCACGCAACAGCACCCGCTGGGTATCAGCTTCGAATTCTTCCCGCCCAACACCGAGGCCGGCCGCGAGAAGCTGACCGGGGTGCGCGACGCTCTGGCCGAACGCGGGCCGCGCTTCTTCTCGGTGACCTACGGCGCCGGTGGTTCCACCCAGGACCGGACCCTGAGCACCGTGCGTCGGGTGCGCGAGGCGGGCATCGCCACCGCGCCGCACCTCTCCTGCATCGGTAGCGAGAAGGCGCAGCTGCGCGACCTGCTGGCCCGCTACCGCGAGGAGGGCATCGACAGCCTGGTGGCCCTGCGCGGTGACCTGCCCTCGGGCATGGGCGGCATCGGCGAGCTTCGTTATGCCAACGAGCTGGTGGAGTTCATTCGTGAGGAGACCGGCGACCACTTCGAGATCGCCGTGGCCGCCTATCCCGAGTCGCATCCCCAGGCGCCCAGCTTCGGGCACGATGTCGAGAACTTCGCGCGCAAGGTGAAGGCCGGTGCCAACCTCGCCATCACCCAGTACTTCTTCAATGCCGACGCCTATTTCCACTTCGTCGAGCGGGCCCGTGCCCTGGGCGTCGAGGCGCCCATCGTGCCGGGCATCATGCCCATCACCAACTACACCAAGCTGGCGCGTTTCTCCGATGCCTGCGGCGCCGAGATCCCGCGCTGGATACGCAAGCAGCTCGAGGCCTACGGCGACGACAGCGAGTCCATCGCTGCCTTCGGCGAGGAGGTGATCTCACGCCTCTGCCAGCGCCTGCTCGATGGCGGCGCGCCGGGCCTGCACTTCTACACCCTCAACCAGGCCGCGCCCAGCCTGCGGATCATCGATAATATCGTCGGCTGA
- a CDS encoding IS3 family transposase (programmed frameshift): MSKQKRNTHSPELKAKVALEAVRGLKTANEIAQEFGVHPVQVGQWKKALLADSATLFDKKRGPKPKPEYQTDEKLYGEIGRLKMELDWLKKKFRDQPAMIRRSWIDATDQVPLARQCALADVARSTVYAQRQPKVPADLNIELCHALDEIYTRWPFYGSRRMVVELGRRGFRVNRKRVQRLMRHMGLAGMAPGPMTSQSHPDHKVYPYLLRGVSVTRPNQVWSTDVTYIRLAHGFVYLVAIIDWYSRKVLSWRLSNTMDAGFCVDALESALRLHGAPEIFNSDQGSQFTSQAFTGVLKDAGVTISMDGRGRAFDNIFVERLWRTVKYEDVYLKGYASLGELTLGLSDYFAFYNVQRPHQSLENQTPDDVYQSGLGGGASIPDHFGRQKDAAQNQNTGQRCAAATMAETIT, encoded by the exons ATGTCGAAGCAGAAACGTAACACCCACTCGCCGGAGCTGAAGGCCAAGGTCGCCTTGGAGGCGGTCCGTGGCTTGAAGACGGCCAACGAAATCGCGCAGGAATTCGGGGTCCACCCTGTCCAGGTCGGCCAGTGGAAGAAGGCGCTGCTGGCTGACTCGGCCACCTTGTTCGACAAGAAGCGGGGTCCCAAGCCCAAGCCTGAATATCAGACCGACGAGAAGCTCTACGGGGAGATCGGCCGCCTGAAGATGGAGCTCGACTGGCTGAAAAAAAAGT TCCGGGATCAACCTGCCATGATCCGCCGCAGCTGGATCGATGCGACCGACCAGGTGCCCCTGGCTCGACAGTGCGCGTTGGCAGACGTCGCCAGATCAACGGTTTATGCTCAGCGACAGCCGAAGGTGCCAGCGGATCTGAATATCGAGCTATGCCACGCGCTCGATGAGATCTACACGCGCTGGCCGTTCTATGGCAGCCGTCGGATGGTGGTGGAGCTGGGGCGGCGTGGCTTTCGGGTCAACCGCAAGCGTGTTCAGCGTCTAATGCGCCACATGGGGCTGGCAGGCATGGCGCCAGGCCCTATGACCAGCCAATCGCACCCAGACCACAAGGTCTATCCGTACCTGCTACGCGGCGTATCGGTCACACGCCCGAATCAGGTGTGGAGCACCGATGTCACATACATTCGGCTGGCACATGGCTTCGTGTATCTGGTGGCGATCATCGACTGGTACAGCCGCAAGGTGTTGAGCTGGCGGCTGAGCAATACCATGGACGCCGGCTTCTGCGTCGATGCTCTGGAAAGCGCTCTGCGGCTGCATGGCGCGCCGGAGATCTTCAACAGCGACCAGGGCTCTCAATTCACGAGCCAGGCCTTCACGGGAGTGCTCAAGGACGCGGGCGTCACCATCAGCATGGACGGCCGTGGCCGGGCGTTCGACAACATCTTCGTCGAGCGGCTATGGCGGACGGTCAAGTATGAAGACGTGTACCTGAAGGGCTATGCGAGCCTCGGCGAGCTGACCCTCGGTCTATCCGACTACTTCGCGTTCTACAACGTCCAGCGCCCTCACCAGTCGCTGGAGAACCAGACCCCGGACGACGTTTATCAGTCGGGCCTCGGGGGCGGCGCTTCCATTCCTGACCACTTCGGTCGTCAGAAGGATGCCGCACAGAACCAAAACACAGGGCAGCGCTGTGCAGCTGCAACCATGGCTGAGACGATAACTTAA
- the prlC gene encoding oligopeptidase A, whose product MPRNPLLETHELPPFEAIRPEHVVPAIDEILVDNRRGIEALVERAKQAPPSWESLAAPLESLNDRLSRAWSPVSHLNGTMNNPELREAYQACLGKLSEYSTWLGQHEGLFRAWQALKEGPAWESLDDAQRRTVDNTLRDFRLAGVDLPADKKRRYGEIKARLSELSNTFSNQLLDATQAWHLDLADATRLAGLPESGLASLRANAEAKGLEGYRITLDFPSFFPVVTYADDRELRREVYTAFVTRASNQGPDAGRFDNAPLMEEILALRRELAELLGFTTYADYSLATKMADSPAEVQAFLEDLARRAVPQAREEFAELEAFAHDTLGMGELTPWDIGYASEKLREERHAINEEQLRPYFPAPRVVEGLFQVVERLFGITFREDDQAPRYHPDVRFFRILEQGEPIAGFYLDLYAREGKRGGAWMDECRVRRHEGDALQLPVAYLTCNFTRPVGNRPALLTHDEVTTLFHEFGHGLHHMLTLQTIADISGINGVAWDAVELPSQFMENYCWEREGLDLIAGHVDSGEPLPAELLAKLQAARNFQSAMGMVRQLEFSLFDLRLHHELEAPSADDIQALLDAVRDGVSVVPRAAFNRFQNGFGHIFAGGYAAGYYSYKWAEVLSADAWSAFEEAGIFDPETGRRFRSEILEQGGARDAAELFEAFRGRAPSVEPLLRHSGIRAS is encoded by the coding sequence ATGCCCCGCAACCCCCTGCTCGAGACCCACGAGCTCCCCCCCTTCGAGGCCATCCGTCCCGAGCACGTGGTGCCGGCCATCGACGAGATCCTCGTCGACAACCGCCGGGGCATCGAGGCGCTGGTCGAGCGCGCCAAGCAGGCGCCGCCCAGTTGGGAGAGCCTGGCCGCGCCGCTGGAGTCACTGAACGACCGTCTGTCACGCGCCTGGTCGCCGGTCTCCCACCTCAACGGCACCATGAACAATCCCGAGCTTCGCGAGGCCTACCAGGCCTGCCTGGGCAAGCTCTCCGAGTACAGCACCTGGCTGGGTCAGCACGAGGGGCTGTTCCGCGCCTGGCAGGCACTGAAGGAAGGCCCCGCCTGGGAGTCACTGGACGACGCCCAGCGCCGCACCGTGGACAACACCCTGCGCGACTTCCGCCTCGCCGGTGTCGACCTGCCCGCCGACAAGAAGCGCCGCTACGGCGAGATCAAGGCGCGCCTCTCCGAGCTCTCCAACACCTTCTCCAACCAGCTGCTCGATGCCACCCAGGCCTGGCACCTCGACCTGGCCGATGCAACGCGCCTGGCCGGCCTGCCCGAGAGTGGCTTGGCCAGCCTGCGTGCCAACGCCGAGGCCAAGGGGCTGGAGGGCTATCGCATCACCCTCGACTTCCCCAGCTTTTTCCCGGTGGTCACCTACGCCGACGATCGCGAGCTGCGCCGCGAGGTCTACACCGCCTTCGTCACCCGCGCATCGAACCAGGGCCCTGACGCCGGTCGCTTCGACAACGCCCCGCTGATGGAGGAGATCCTCGCCCTGCGTCGCGAGCTGGCCGAACTGCTGGGCTTCACCACCTACGCCGACTACTCGCTTGCGACCAAGATGGCCGACTCCCCGGCCGAAGTGCAGGCCTTCCTGGAGGATCTGGCCCGGCGCGCCGTGCCCCAGGCCCGGGAGGAGTTCGCCGAACTCGAGGCCTTCGCCCACGACACCCTGGGCATGGGCGAGCTGACCCCCTGGGACATCGGCTACGCCAGCGAGAAGCTGCGCGAGGAGCGTCACGCCATCAACGAGGAGCAGCTGCGCCCCTACTTCCCGGCCCCGCGGGTGGTGGAGGGGCTGTTCCAGGTGGTCGAACGACTGTTCGGCATCACCTTCCGCGAGGATGACCAGGCACCGCGCTATCATCCGGACGTGCGCTTCTTCCGCATCCTGGAGCAGGGCGAGCCCATCGCCGGCTTCTATCTCGACCTCTACGCCCGGGAAGGCAAGCGCGGCGGCGCCTGGATGGACGAGTGTCGGGTACGCCGCCACGAGGGCGACGCCCTGCAGTTGCCGGTGGCCTACCTGACCTGCAACTTCACCCGCCCGGTGGGCAACCGGCCGGCCCTGCTCACCCACGACGAGGTGACCACCCTGTTCCACGAGTTCGGCCACGGCCTGCACCATATGCTGACCCTGCAGACCATCGCCGACATCTCTGGCATCAACGGGGTGGCCTGGGACGCCGTGGAGTTGCCCAGCCAGTTCATGGAGAACTACTGCTGGGAGCGCGAGGGGCTCGACCTGATCGCCGGCCACGTCGACAGCGGCGAGCCGCTGCCTGCCGAGCTGCTCGCCAAGCTGCAGGCGGCCCGCAACTTCCAGTCCGCCATGGGCATGGTGCGCCAGCTGGAGTTCTCGCTGTTCGACCTGCGCCTGCACCACGAACTCGAGGCCCCCTCCGCCGACGACATCCAGGCGCTGCTCGACGCGGTGCGCGACGGCGTCTCGGTGGTGCCAAGGGCCGCCTTCAACCGCTTCCAGAACGGCTTCGGGCATATTTTTGCCGGCGGCTACGCGGCGGGCTACTACAGCTACAAGTGGGCCGAGGTGCTCTCCGCCGACGCCTGGAGCGCCTTCGAGGAAGCGGGTATCTTCGACCCCGAGACCGGACGGCGCTTCCGCAGCGAGATCCTCGAGCAGGGCGGCGCCCGCGACGCCGCCGAACTCTTCGAGGCGTTCCGCGGCCGCGCACCCAGCGTCGAGCCGCTGCTGCGCCACAGCGGCATTCGCGCCAGCTGA
- a CDS encoding cytochrome c biogenesis protein CcdA, translating to MDTLSSIGLLGALAGGLLSFFSPCTLPLLPAYLSVVTGGSAGKQDKRLEALILSMFFVLGFSVVFILLGLGASSMGQLLRGYRQELNWITGSVVIVLGLFMTGVLRMPFFQRSFLQFTPNFQGGSPLAATTFGVSFAVGWTPCIGPILGAILMATSNAANAQAGMVYLSAYSLGMAIPFLASTLLVNRLSHHSRRLGKWSAHVRPIAGGILILMGLAIVSGTLTRLASVLVDWFPLLATIG from the coding sequence TTGGATACCCTGTCTTCCATCGGCCTGCTGGGAGCACTCGCCGGCGGGCTGCTTTCCTTCTTCTCACCCTGCACCCTGCCGCTGCTGCCGGCCTACCTTTCGGTGGTCACTGGAGGCAGCGCCGGCAAGCAGGACAAGCGTCTCGAGGCGCTGATCCTGAGCATGTTCTTCGTGCTTGGCTTCAGCGTAGTGTTTATCCTGCTGGGCCTTGGCGCCAGCAGCATGGGACAGCTACTTCGCGGCTATCGTCAGGAACTTAACTGGATCACCGGCTCGGTGGTCATCGTGCTGGGGTTATTCATGACCGGGGTGCTGCGCATGCCCTTTTTCCAGCGCAGCTTCTTGCAGTTCACGCCCAATTTCCAAGGCGGCTCGCCCCTTGCGGCGACAACCTTCGGCGTTTCCTTCGCCGTCGGCTGGACTCCCTGTATCGGCCCTATTCTCGGGGCCATCCTGATGGCGACCTCTAACGCGGCGAATGCCCAGGCGGGCATGGTCTATCTCAGTGCCTATTCCCTGGGTATGGCGATCCCCTTCCTGGCCAGCACTCTTCTAGTGAATCGTCTGTCACACCATAGTAGGCGACTTGGCAAGTGGAGCGCCCACGTGCGGCCGATTGCTGGCGGTATTTTGATCCTGATGGGCCTGGCCATCGTCAGCGGTACCCTGACGCGACTGGCCAGTGTGCTGGTGGACTGGTTTCCACTCCTTGCCACAATCGGGTGA
- a CDS encoding YheV family putative zinc ribbon protein codes for MAVQKRFIAGAICPRCAEMDRIRSWEQNGIRYRECVNCDFFEQLPIEEQAAPELATRVNRPHEEESAADFQTVRILDPKGR; via the coding sequence ATGGCCGTCCAGAAACGCTTTATCGCCGGTGCCATCTGCCCCCGCTGCGCCGAGATGGACCGTATCCGCAGCTGGGAGCAGAACGGCATCCGCTACCGCGAGTGCGTCAACTGCGACTTCTTCGAGCAGTTGCCCATCGAGGAGCAGGCCGCCCCGGAGCTTGCCACCCGCGTCAACCGTCCCCACGAGGAGGAGAGCGCCGCAGACTTCCAGACCGTCAGGATCCTCGACCCCAAGGGACGCTGA
- a CDS encoding NADH-quinone oxidoreductase subunit A, with protein sequence MELLTLFFIVLIAAGLGLLVQWLPRRHQPMPPYSQRAPFLGGGLPETHAWSRYHVRYYPMTLLLIAFEMEMMFMYPWAVVFVEQGMKAVMEMGMFLAILSVGIVYGWREGVFR encoded by the coding sequence ATGGAGCTGCTCACACTCTTTTTCATCGTGCTGATCGCTGCCGGCCTGGGGCTATTGGTCCAGTGGCTGCCGCGGCGTCATCAACCGATGCCGCCCTACTCCCAGCGCGCGCCCTTTCTGGGCGGGGGGCTGCCCGAGACCCACGCCTGGAGCCGCTACCACGTTCGCTACTACCCCATGACGCTGCTGCTGATCGCCTTCGAGATGGAGATGATGTTCATGTATCCGTGGGCGGTGGTGTTCGTCGAGCAGGGCATGAAGGCGGTGATGGAGATGGGCATGTTCCTGGCCATCCTCTCCGTGGGCATCGTCTACGGCTGGCGCGAGGGGGTGTTCAGGTAG
- a CDS encoding AEC family transporter — protein MHTIDPGALMGPLWTLLSYVALGWLAARRLAVDPRPIATLLIYLVAPLTFFRGLVQGGPTPAYLLLTLAAFMVASLLALLVHRVTRHDFAPQESALLAFSAGTGNTGYFGLPVALVLLPPDGVTLYLFCVLGITLYEFTVGFYLSARGQFSVAESLAKIVRLPLIYAFLAALVVSGLGLVVPAPAMEGLAVFPATYTLLGMMIIGMTLGRVSLREVDGRFIGACVAIRCVLWPLLALGAVVGLQAIAPLSRELAMAMLLLGVVPMAANVVVVAMELGIAPAKGALAVLITTLAAPLLIPLYLTLMMRLTGL, from the coding sequence ATGCACACCATCGACCCCGGCGCCCTGATGGGCCCGCTGTGGACCCTCCTGAGCTATGTCGCCCTCGGCTGGCTGGCCGCCCGACGCCTGGCGGTGGATCCCCGCCCCATCGCCACCCTGCTGATCTACCTGGTGGCACCGCTGACCTTCTTCCGCGGCCTGGTGCAGGGTGGCCCCACCCCGGCCTACCTGCTGCTGACCCTGGCGGCCTTCATGGTGGCCAGCCTGCTCGCCCTGCTGGTACATCGCGTGACCCGCCACGACTTCGCCCCCCAGGAGAGCGCCTTGCTGGCCTTCTCGGCAGGCACCGGCAACACCGGCTACTTCGGCCTGCCGGTGGCCCTGGTGCTGCTGCCACCGGACGGGGTCACCCTCTACCTGTTCTGCGTGCTGGGCATCACCCTCTACGAGTTCACAGTGGGCTTCTACCTCAGCGCCCGGGGACAGTTTTCGGTGGCCGAGAGCCTGGCCAAGATCGTGCGCCTGCCGTTGATCTACGCTTTCCTGGCGGCGCTCGTGGTGAGCGGCCTGGGCCTCGTGGTGCCGGCGCCGGCCATGGAGGGGCTGGCGGTATTCCCGGCGACCTATACCCTGCTCGGCATGATGATCATCGGCATGACCCTGGGACGGGTATCGCTGCGGGAGGTCGACGGGCGCTTCATCGGCGCCTGCGTGGCGATCCGCTGCGTGCTCTGGCCGCTGCTGGCGCTGGGCGCGGTGGTGGGGCTGCAGGCCATCGCCCCGCTCTCACGGGAGCTGGCCATGGCGATGCTGCTGCTGGGGGTCGTACCCATGGCCGCCAACGTGGTGGTGGTGGCCATGGAGCTGGGCATCGCCCCGGCCAAGGGGGCGCTGGCGGTACTGATCACCACCCTGGCCGCGCCGCTGCTGATACCGCTCTACCTGACACTGATGATGCGCCTGACCGGGCTCTGA